CAAGGACCTGCTCGCCACCCTCGAGAAGGAGTCCGGCCGCGACCTGCAGGGCTGGGCCCAGGAGTGGCTGCAGACCGCCGGCGTCAACACCCTCGCCCCGGCCTTCGAGCTGGCCGAGGACGGCACGTACTCCTCCTTCTCGGTCGCCCAGAGCGCCCACCCCGACTGGCCGACCCTGCGTCGCCACCGCCTCGGCATCGGCCTCTACGACTCCGTCGACGGCCGCCTGGTGCGCCGCCAGTACGTCGAGATCGACGTCGAGGGGGCCTCGACCGAGGTGCCCGAGCTCGTGGGTGTCGCGCAGCCCGCGCTGCTGCTGCTCAACGACGAGGACCACGCCTACGCCAAGATCCGCCTCGACGAGCGCTCGATGGCGACGGCGATCTCCTCGCTCGCCTCCTTCGAGGACTCCCTCCCCCGCGCCCTCGTGTGGGGTGCGGCCTGGGACATGACCCGCGACGGCGAGATGCGCACCCGCGACTGGGTCGACCTGGTGCTGGCCAACATCGGTCACGAGACCGACGCGTGGGCCGTCACCCGGATCCCGGCGTCGACGGCGCTGGCGGTCAACTTCTACTCCGACCCCGCCCACCGCTCCGAGCTGCGCGCGACGTGGGAGTCGGGGCTGCGCGAGCTGCTGCTGGCCGCCGAGCCGGGCAGCGACCACCAGCTCACCTTCGCCCGGACCTACGCCGGCGCCGCCCACCGCGACGACGCGCTCGACGACCTGATCGGGCTGCTCGACGGCTCGTTCGTCGTCGAGGGGCTCGCGGTCGACCAGGACCTGCGCTGGGGCCTGATCACCGCGCTCGCGAAGTCGGGCCGCTTCGGTGACGCCGAGATCGACGCCGAGCTCGAGGTCGACCGGACCATCTCCGGCAAGGAGCAGGCAGCCGCCGCGCGCGTCGCGCAGCCGACCGCCGAGGCCAAGGAGGCCGGCTGGGCCGCGATCGTCGACCCCGCCACCCCCAACGAGACCTCGCGCGAGATGGCGATGTCGATCTTCCGCTTCGGCCAGGAGGACGTCCTCGAGCCCTACCTCGAGAAGTTCCTCGACGCCGCGAGCACGCTGATCGACACGCTGGGCTTCCACAAGGCCTCGACCGTCCTGGAGTACGGCTTCCCGAAGCCGCTGGGGTCCGAGGCCACGCTCGCCCGGCTCGACGCCTGGCTCGTCGACAACGACGCCCCCAAGGGCGCGCAGCGCTACATCGGCGAGGCGCGCGCGGAGATCGCCCGGGCCCTCACCGCCCAGGCCTGCGACGCCCGCTGACCGAGGCACGAGAGCCCCTCACCGCTGCGGCGGTGGGGGGCTCTTCGCTGCCGGGACCGGCCGGGACCAAGCGGGCCGGGTGCGGCTCGCTGCGGGTCGAGGCTCAGGCGTGGAGGGTGTTCTGCGGGCGCGCGTGGTCGGCGAGCATCGCGATGCCGCGCTGCAGGCCGGCGAGCAGGCTGCCGGAGGCGAACTCCGACGACATCGCCAGGACGGCGAGCTCGACCTCGGCGTCGGTGAGGTGGCGGCGCACCTCGCCGCCGGTGACGACCTCGACCACGCGGCGGCGCGGGTCGACCAGCACCAGCACGCTGCGTGCGGGCGCGACCAGGCGGTTGTGCAGGCGCGTGGCCCACGCCCGGGTGTCGTCGCCCTCACTGGGGCCGACGTAGACCGAGAACTCGAAGCGGCAGGACTGCTCGGCGAGCCGGATCGAACGGTCCAGGGCGAGGCGGTCGGCCTCGCTCAGCAGCTCACCAGCCGCCACTGGCGCCACCCGCTCGGGAGTCCTCGCCGTCGGGGGCGGGCAGCTCGGCGACGCCCTGACGCGGGCCGCCGATCCACTGGCCCTCGACACCGGAGTGGTCCGGAAGGAGCTTCTCGCCGCGCACCATCGCGGGCAGGAAGACGAGCAGTGCGATCACCACGAACAGCAGCAGCGGGGCACCGAGCAGCAGCAGCAGCGCGTTCAGCCCGTCGATCTGGAACTCCGACGTCTGGCCGTCCCAGCCCTCGGGCACGTCGGCCTGCGCGGGGAACGCCAGCAGCGCCAGCGCGGGCGCGGCGGCGAGGGCGACCAGACGGCCGGCGCGGCGGTGGCCGCGGCGTCCTGCGGGACGGGAGGGGCTGACGGGGGTGCTCACGGGTAGAAGGGTATCGCCCATACTGGCGGGCATGCCTCACCCCCTCACGACCACGACCATCGCCGCGGCCGAGAGCTCCGGGAGCGCCGTCACCTCCGCGGCGTCCAGTCCCTGCGAGGACGGCGAGAACATCTGTGACTGGGTGTTCGAGCAGACCTCCAACTCCGGGCTGGCAGACGCGGCCGACTGGGTCGTCGGCAAGCCGAGCGCCCTCGTCGGGCTGATCCTGATCGGGCTGGTCGTCCGCTGGGTGCTCCACCGGCTCATCGACCGGGTGATCAAGCGTGCCGAGGTCGGCATGCTGCCCAACCGGGTCAGCCGGGCGATCACCGGCGGCAAGATGGGCGCCGCGCTCAACCTGCGCGAGGACCCGGCGTACACCCGGCGCGTGCAGCGGGCGGCGACGATGGGGACCCTGCTCAAGAGCATCGTCACCGGGGTCGTCATCACCGTCGTCGCGCTGATGTTCATCGCCGAGCTCGGCTACGACATCGCTCCCCTGATCGCGAGCGCCGGCATCATCGGCGTCGCGATCGGCTTCGGCTCGCAGGCGCTGGTCAAGGACTTCCTGTCCGGCATCTTCATGATCTTCGAGGACCAGTACGGCGTGGGCGACGAGGTCGACCTCGGCGAGGCCAGCGGCACCGTCGAGGCCGTGAGCCTGCGGGTGACGCGGCTGCGCGACGTCAACGGCACGGTCTGGTACGTCCGCAACGGCGAGATCCTGCGCGTCGGCAACATGAGCCAGAACTGGGCGCGGACCGTGCTCGACGTGCGGGTCGCCTACGGCGAGGACCTGGCCCGCGTCCAGCGGGTGCTCGCCGACATCGCCCACGACCTGTGGGAGGACGAGGACTTCCGGGGGCGCGTGATCGAGGAGCCCTCGGTGTGGGGCGTGCAGGAGCTGGCGCCCGACTCGGTCGTGGTGCGGGTCGCGCTCAAGACCGCGCCGCTGGAGCAGTGGGCGGTCGCCCGCGAGATGCGCCAGCGGATCAAGGCGCGCTTCGACCTCGAGGGCTTCGAGGTCCCCTTCGCCCAGCAGGTGGTGTGGATGCGTGACGACGAGCGGCCGGACCGGCAGCGCTCGGCCGAGGACCAGCAGCCGGCGGCCTCCGGGCCCGCGCAGGCGGAGGGAGACCTGTGACCACCACGTTCTTCGAGGAGATCGGCGGCGAGGAGACGATCCGCACGATCGTCCACCGGTTCTACGAGGGGGTCGCGACCGACGACGTGCTGCGGCCGCTGTACCCCGAGGAGGACCTCGGTCCGGCCGAGGAGCGCTTCCGGCTGTTCCTCCAGCAGTACTGGGGCGGCCCCACGACGTACTCCGACACGCGGGGGCACCCGCGCCTGCGGATGCGGCACGCGCCGTTCCGGGTCACGCCCGCGGCCGCCGAGCGCTGGCTGGTGCACTTCCGCGCCGGCCTCGACGCGGCCGACCTGACCCCGGAGCAGGACGAGCGCTTCTGGGACTACGTCACGCACGCCGCGCAGTTCATGGTCAACACCCTGGAGTGACGGCCCGGAACTCCTCGGGGACCGGCGCCGGGCGTCCGGTCGCGTTGTCGATGCAGACGCCGACGACGCGGGCGCGGGCGAGCAGCTCCTCACCGTCGCGGACGACCGACTCGAACACCAGCGACGTGGTGCCGATGCGCGAGACCCACGTCCGGCAGTCGTAGGGCTCGGGCCGGAACAGGATCGGGCGCCGGTAGTCGACGTCGGTCTGCGCCACGACCAGGTGGAACCCCTCCCCCAGGTCGCCGCCGCGCGCGGTCAGCAGCTGGATCCGCGCCTCCTGGAAGTACTCGAAGTACTTCACGTTGTTGACGTGGCCGTAGACGTCGACGTCGCTGAACCGCACCTGCACCGGGTAGTGGCCGCCGGGCACGTCGACGACCTCCGGGACCGGCGTCGGCCGCACCGGCTCGTCGGGCTCCAGCAGCCTGCCGAGGGACGCGCGCTCGGAGTCGTGCAGCCGACGGGGACGCTCGGTGGCGAAGACGTACGGCGTGAGGACGGTGCGGGCACGGAGGTAGACCGTGCGCTCACCCGCGGGGTCCTCGGTGAAGACCTCGTAGGCCATGGTGAAGCTCGCCGCGCGGATCTCGGTGACCCAGCACTCGACCGAGACCGGCTCCGGGCTGAAGGTCAGCGAGGACACGTAGGTGACCTCGTGGCGCACCACGACGACGCCCTCGGCCAGGTCGTCGGCACGACTGTCCGGCGCGTGGGTGCGGAACAGGTCGACCCGCGCCTCCTGGAGGTAGTCGACGTAGGTGACGTTGTTGACGTGGCCGAGCAGGTCGAGGTCGGCCCACCTCAGCGGACAGCGGTAGAGATGACGCACGCCCCGATCGTCGCAGAGTGCGGACCGGGGCGTGGGTCGGGAGGGCGGTCGGTGGACACGGGTCGACCGGCCGGCCGGGGATCAGTGGGCGAAGTGCAGCCGGCCGTAGTAGGCCGGGATGGACTCGCGACGGGCGCGACGGTCCTCGCGGGTGACGCGGAGCGTGGCGGGAAGGACGACCGCGGCCATCGCGATGGCGGCCACGGCGGCGATGCCGACGACGACGAGGAGGGTGATGGCTGCGGCGGGGTCGATGAGCTGCATGATCGGTTCCTTTCTACGGATGTAGTTACTACTTATGTAGAAGCGTACTCTTCTACGCCTGTAGGGCAAGTCGCGGCGGTAGTGTCCTGCGCCACGACCGACCCACCCCGTCCCGAGGAGCCGATGAGTCCCGCCACCGACCGGCTGACGCCCCGCCGGCGCGAGATCCTCGCCGCTGCCACGACCGTGCTGGCCCGGCAGGGCAACCGCGGGCTGACGCACCGCGCGGTGGACCGCGAGGCGGGGCTACCCGAAGGCAGCTCGTCGTCGTACTTCCGCACCCGCGAGGCGCTGGTCAACGCCCTGGGCGACTTCGTCGCCGACCGGCTCGCCGCCGACGTCGAGGCGCTCGGCGCCCGGCTCGCGGGCTGTCCGGGCGAGCACGAGCGTGCCGTGGTCGAGGTCTCGCAGCTGTTCTCCCGGTGGCTCGACCAGCCCGACCTGCTCGCCGCACGGCTCGAGCTGAGCGTCGCCGCGATCCGCGACCCGGGCCTGGCCGAGCGGTTCGCCGTGTGGCGCGCCGACCTGGTCCGCACGGTGGACGCGGTGATGGCGGAGGCCGGCAAGGAGGGCCCGGCGTCCGCCGAGACCCTCGTGGCCGCGCTCGACGGGGTGCTGCTGGCCTCGCTGCTGCAGCCGGCGTCGCACCGACGGGCCTTCGTCGACGACAGCGTCGAGCAGCTGCTGACGGGCCTGGGCGGCGACGCAGCGGCGACGTGAGATCGGCCACACGGGGGCGCGTCCCCGCGTGCGGGATCGCGGACTAGGGTGCCGGGAGGACCGTTCCCGACCGACCAGTAACCGGAGTTCCCCATGCCCGAGGCAGTGATCGTTTCCGCAGCGCGCTCCCCCATCGGCCGCGCCAACAAGGGCTCGCTGAAGGACTTCCGGCCCGACGACCTCACCGCGCTCGTGGTGCAGGCCGCGCTCGACAAGATCCCCGCGCTCGACCCCACCACCATCGAGGACCTGCTCCTCGGCTGCGGCCTGCCCGGCGGCGAGTCCGGCAACAACATGGCCCGCGTCGTGACCACCCTCCTCGGCCTCGAGGTCCCCGGCGCCACCGTCACCCGCTACTGCTCCTCCTCGGTGCAGACCACCCGGATGGCCTTCCACGCCATCAAGGCCGGCGAGGGCGACATCTTCGTCTCGGCCGGCGTCGAGACGGTGTCCCGCTTCGCCAAGGGCACCTCCG
Above is a genomic segment from Nocardioides okcheonensis containing:
- the pepN gene encoding aminopeptidase N: MPGTNLTRDEAATRAALLDVTSYAVTLDLTTGDTTFASTTTLEFTCREPGSSTFADLVAPTVREITLNGRSLDPATAYADSRIALDDLEATNTLVVVADCAYSNTGEGLHRFVDPVDDKVYLYSQFEVPDARRVFTTFEQPDLKSVFTFTVTAPSHWVVVSNAATPEPTPVADGVATWSFPTTKRMSTYITAIVAGEYHGEFDTYEGKFGTIPLGHYCRQSLKEHMDTAELVKLTKQSFAWFEEQFDYPYPFGKYDQLYVPEYNAGAMENAGCVTLRDEYLPRSRQPRSFFEFRASVITHEMAHMWFGDLVTMKWWDDLWLNESFAEWACYWCEANATEFDDAWTGFANARKQTGYRADQLPSTHPIAADNVDLHAVEVNFDMITYAKGASVLKQLVAWVGIEPFLQGLRAYFKEWEYGNPEFKDLLATLEKESGRDLQGWAQEWLQTAGVNTLAPAFELAEDGTYSSFSVAQSAHPDWPTLRRHRLGIGLYDSVDGRLVRRQYVEIDVEGASTEVPELVGVAQPALLLLNDEDHAYAKIRLDERSMATAISSLASFEDSLPRALVWGAAWDMTRDGEMRTRDWVDLVLANIGHETDAWAVTRIPASTALAVNFYSDPAHRSELRATWESGLRELLLAAEPGSDHQLTFARTYAGAAHRDDALDDLIGLLDGSFVVEGLAVDQDLRWGLITALAKSGRFGDAEIDAELEVDRTISGKEQAAAARVAQPTAEAKEAGWAAIVDPATPNETSREMAMSIFRFGQEDVLEPYLEKFLDAASTLIDTLGFHKASTVLEYGFPKPLGSEATLARLDAWLVDNDAPKGAQRYIGEARAEIARALTAQACDAR
- a CDS encoding DUF5130 family protein, with protein sequence MAAGELLSEADRLALDRSIRLAEQSCRFEFSVYVGPSEGDDTRAWATRLHNRLVAPARSVLVLVDPRRRVVEVVTGGEVRRHLTDAEVELAVLAMSSEFASGSLLAGLQRGIAMLADHARPQNTLHA
- a CDS encoding mechanosensitive ion channel family protein — encoded protein: MPHPLTTTTIAAAESSGSAVTSAASSPCEDGENICDWVFEQTSNSGLADAADWVVGKPSALVGLILIGLVVRWVLHRLIDRVIKRAEVGMLPNRVSRAITGGKMGAALNLREDPAYTRRVQRAATMGTLLKSIVTGVVITVVALMFIAELGYDIAPLIASAGIIGVAIGFGSQALVKDFLSGIFMIFEDQYGVGDEVDLGEASGTVEAVSLRVTRLRDVNGTVWYVRNGEILRVGNMSQNWARTVLDVRVAYGEDLARVQRVLADIAHDLWEDEDFRGRVIEEPSVWGVQELAPDSVVVRVALKTAPLEQWAVAREMRQRIKARFDLEGFEVPFAQQVVWMRDDERPDRQRSAEDQQPAASGPAQAEGDL
- a CDS encoding globin, encoding MTTTFFEEIGGEETIRTIVHRFYEGVATDDVLRPLYPEEDLGPAEERFRLFLQQYWGGPTTYSDTRGHPRLRMRHAPFRVTPAAAERWLVHFRAGLDAADLTPEQDERFWDYVTHAAQFMVNTLE
- a CDS encoding acyl-CoA thioesterase, with the protein product MRHLYRCPLRWADLDLLGHVNNVTYVDYLQEARVDLFRTHAPDSRADDLAEGVVVVRHEVTYVSSLTFSPEPVSVECWVTEIRAASFTMAYEVFTEDPAGERTVYLRARTVLTPYVFATERPRRLHDSERASLGRLLEPDEPVRPTPVPEVVDVPGGHYPVQVRFSDVDVYGHVNNVKYFEYFQEARIQLLTARGGDLGEGFHLVVAQTDVDYRRPILFRPEPYDCRTWVSRIGTTSLVFESVVRDGEELLARARVVGVCIDNATGRPAPVPEEFRAVTPGC
- a CDS encoding TetR/AcrR family transcriptional regulator yields the protein MSPATDRLTPRRREILAAATTVLARQGNRGLTHRAVDREAGLPEGSSSSYFRTREALVNALGDFVADRLAADVEALGARLAGCPGEHERAVVEVSQLFSRWLDQPDLLAARLELSVAAIRDPGLAERFAVWRADLVRTVDAVMAEAGKEGPASAETLVAALDGVLLASLLQPASHRRAFVDDSVEQLLTGLGGDAAAT